The sequence caaaaacatcctgtctgtcatctagactgtgtttatttttttcatttaccaacagagttgccattcatacagaattacctgtaatgtagtgatttttatacgtccatgcgaatttcatacaggatacagatttaatacatattgtcaAAACTAtacacataattgtgcctacttctcatcctccaacgcaatacaaaatcgaacccgttttgttacaatatttacttgcttttggtctgccgccacttaatttcgggtgaaaattaccaaaacaataaaaaatagtctagatgaataacgttgagaaaaataaacggttaccttccaacatcgcgaaaaagttaaatatattatcaacgtaatgaagaaatcaggcatccccgcaagcagctgatcggtgttgacaaacgaggggaaaccaactagtaaaaaacttttacataacacaaggggtgtaccgatagtaaatagttcgcgcagtacaatataggtggaactagtgtatcacgaaaaattatttttataagaatttactcatgctGTCATgtctattttttctaaattttttatttcgattgtgGTTGCTTTAAACATACTAGTACAATCGCCAACAAGATGTATGACATCATTTAACTCAAAACTAAATTCGAAAAcccggggatcgagagaatcgggcgaatgttagtgtcgaacctgtaggtggagattatactttctaagcgagttataatagattacacttgtatattgatGTGTTTGAGGCACTGGTACCATTCCGCACTCTCACCCACTGctacaccgacgacacgacctgccactcgtctatcaaaactgtatcgtaaattttacTACCCCTCagaaactggaaatgtcaaatcgaaaacgctagtgatttttttaaaactggcagcacaagttgatatatttattgattttgaataacagtcaccataaccttggttactgcatatcgaaggcaagatgaatgtaaacaaaataaatttcagatctgttatattacggaacattttaatggatttacttgactcgagcggaatgtaaaaattgaggagtatgagttatgtcttttataaagccaagttcaaaattcgggtcttgacttgaaaccgttgtgtgagaaggaagacatggaaatgaccgacaacgagctgagcgaggctagtgctctgcggtacctgcataacgtacagtaaaatgatttctatgtggaattccactagtaatcctcgaatagtggccaataaggtgaaatactgtttccactgctgcgcaatcaaccgacacaaaacaattttgacaccggcatattaccacagactaacagacatgacagtatgagtaaattcttataaaaataatttttcgtgatgcactagttccacctatattgtactgcgcgaactatttactatcggtacaccccttatgttacgtacaagtttttttactagttggtttcccctcgtttgtcaacaccgatcagctgcttgcagggatgcctgatttcatcaaaatttttgaaaatgaatcgtcacaataaatttttggattacgttgatcatatatttaactttttcgcgatgttggaaggtaaccatttatttgactcagcgttgttcatctagactattttttattgtgttgttagttttcatccgaaattaagtggcggcagaccagaagcaagtaaatattgtaacaaaacgggttcgattttgtattgcgttggaggatgagaagtaggcataattctgtatatagttttggcaatatgtattaaatttgtatcctgcatgaaattcgcatggacgtatacaaatcaatacattacaggtaattctgcatgaatggcaactctgtcggtaaatgaaaaaaataaacacagtatagatgacagacaggatgtttttgatagggtaacgtggcgccatcatgacacatgtgagtactgtcccaaataaaggaatattcgaaatgaccgttaaaatgattgaagaatctaatttgagtgtcctgtctgttagtctgtgatattacaccgaatcctactgcccagaaaagctagcagttgaagtgtacggatgaatcgctggaagcagatcattgtcctcgttcgttggtttcatccatagtttcgattaagttccgaaaatcgagttcatttaaacgcatttctgcttaatttggaccaagtttaacactaatagaactattccaccgctttcaaaacatgtttatttgttttggggttccttggtaactagtccatagcaacttaaacagtgttgctcgagaagattatttttatcatttacaaggggtcgctagatttgtggtaactggcggtgaatcgttagcgaacagttttaatgctgatttttcttcggagtgcctggtcgtgtcgtcagcTACACACTAATTCAATTATACTCATACTCAATGTGGATATCACATAATTCAGAATACCATGCTTCTTatagcatataagagatatcccgactagccaacacatctcggaccggagcttcaggtggtctacctcgggcccttagggagtcacGATACTccgcccaagtaacaattcgaatgccttatggttttgattataatttataggagttttgcgattgatttttcattcactatatgtatatatgacaactataaaaatatatgttttatgacaactataaaaagtgtctcttttgacaagtaatatcatagttttcaaagcttcttTAAAACCCTGTATCttgactaacaactggactaaacataaaaaattagtattagaataaaaccatgcaaacactcctAATTGTGTTGctgtcaaacattttctttaaaacattatcacagactaacagacatgacagtatgagtaaattcttataaaaataatttttcgtgatgcactagttccacctatattgtactgcgcgaactatttactatctgtacaccccttgtgttatgtaaaagttattttactagtttgttctccctcgtttgtcaacaccgatcagctgattgcagggatgcctgatttcatcaaaatatttgaaaatgaatcttcacaataaattattggattacgttgataatatatttaactttttcgcgatgttggaaggtaaccatttatttgactcaacgttgttcatctagattattttttattgtgttggtagttttcacccgaaattaagtggcggcagagcagaagtaaatattgtaacaaaacgggttcgattttgtatcgcgttggaggatgagaagtaggcacaattatgtatatagttttggcaatatgtattaaatctgtatcaaatcaatacattacaggtaattctgtatgaatggcaactctgttggtaaatgaaaaaaataaacacagtctagatgacagacaggatgtttttgatagggtaacgtaaaggaatattcgaaatgaccgttaaaatgattgaagaatctaatttgagtgtcctgtctgttagtctgtgacattattgtcagttaaattatttcataaatctagttttgtgtgtacgtgttcattggatgacagtatttttttaagagaaaattttagggttctaaagtacatttgtgacacatttgttgtgacctggttgatttattgcttcttagattaagtgtaatttgcataaaagaaaatttcatgaccgccattatgatgttctttgcgtagcctttattgacatcaaataaacttcgagatccaaaaacgaggaaatatgataGACTTTCATGATTTATTTCcagaacgtatgcacaagttttcacgccacgaaatagttttatacaaaaatgacgatgaatcacatgtCTTCATTGCCCGTAGAGCTATTGAGCTtagaccacagactaacagacatgacagtatgagtaaattcttataaaaataatttttcgtgatgcactagttccacctatattgtactgcgcgaactatttactatcggtacaccccttatgttacgtaaaagtttttttactagttggtttcccctcgtttgtcaacaccgatcagctgcttgcagggatgcctgatttcatcaaaatttttgaaaatgaatcgtcacaataaatttttggattacgttgatcatatatttaactttttcgcgatgttggaaggtaaccatttatttgactcagcattgttcatctagactattttttattgtgttgttagttttcatccgaaattaagtggcggcagaccagaagcaagtaaatattgtaacaaaacgggttcgattttgtattgcgttggaggatgagaagtaggcataattctgtatatagttttggcaatatgtattaaatttgtatcctgcatgaaattcgcatggacgtatacaaatcaatacattacaggtaattctgcatgaatggcaactctgtcggtaaatgaaaaaaataaacacagtatagatgacagacaggatgtttttgatagggtaacgtggcgccatcatgacacatgtgagtactgtcccaaataaaggaatattcgaaatgaccgttaaaatgattgaagaatctaatttgagtgtcctgtctgttagtctgtgcttagaCTGtctgtgacaatgaagtaatggtctttgggcaaggtttcaatgatctcaagggtgtactgaatagtagCTAATTCTACgatgtaaactgaagccggatcactgagtctGTAAAAAGcgatgatgttctgattgaagattctgaaccctgtggacctgttgatgtttgatccgtcagtgtaaaatatctttcacagttgactgttctgaatttattataaacaatatttggggccacttgagggcgtacgtgatccgggattccacaaatttcttTTCTCTTAGATGTATcgtaaaacacagtagaattagaagtatccaagaaatgagcacggttgagaacaaacgaagaaggattaatattgtgagccatgtagtcaaaatacaaggacataaaacgggtctgagaattgagctcgacaagcctttcgaagttttcattcaccatcggattcaagatatcgcatcgaattagcagtcgatatgagagatccaagaatcggtttttcagcgGTAAGACGCCTGCCagaacttcgagactcatcgtatgagttgactacatgcaacctaaggcaatacgcaaacaacgatactgaattattTCCAGGttgatgaaatgggtgttcgccgcggatcggaagcagaatatcgttgtttggtacagcctgatcaggtctcctggatagGTACCCCACCACgaaccggttattgtacgaagaaagttgattctctgttggcattttcgtttcagattcttaatatgacatccccaggtgccgttggagtcgaaccagaccccgagatatttgaatgtgctatggtttcaccccttagttgaagctataattgtgctggttctcgcttccttgaaaaaaaaacaaccagctcaattttctccatagagaactcgataccaagttgaagagcccacgtggacaagttgtggagtgtatcttgtaatggtcatTGGAGAtaggcagctttgggtcctataatggacacaacgctgtcgtcggcaagttgtcttagcgtgcaagatgtgttgatatattcatAGATATCTTTTAcgcaaaaattgaataaaatgagGCTTAAggatgagccctgaggaagacccatgtagctaaatcgtattgtcgacaaatcaccatgtgcgaaatacatgtgtttctcggacaatagattatagaaaaaggtgttcaaaaccggcgaaagattatgctggtgcagcttcttagataggatatttatagaaactgaatcaaaagtcgccttgatgtctagaaatactgatgccatttgttctttacgagcaaatgccatttgaatttctgttgagcgcaacgcaagacaatcgttcgtgcttttacccctgcggaaaccaaattgtgtatctgaaagcaagccattagtttcgacccaattgtctagacggaagagaataattttttcgaacaacttccggatacaggaaagcatagcaatcggccgatacgaattgtgattggaggctggtttcccaggttatggcgataactctcacttgtctccattcgtgtgggacaattttaccctcgaggaacttgttgaataaattcaacaagcgccttttggcagactcaggaagatttttcaacaagttgaatttaattctgtctaaccccgtgTTGTGGGTGTGTTCGGAGGTGACCGATAATGAATATAACACGACCCAAACATTAAAACTGACTTTATTAATAGACGCACAGTTAGAGGTAAAAACGCGTGTTCCTTGTTCTACTACATATCACATTCTGCTTCTGACACATAGACCGGATGCTGGTCGGTGCATCAACTGAGTGACAGTCGGGCTGCCACCAGTGAGCCCAGCAATTACTATTGAGTTGTAGGGATGGTCACGTCTCCAACATCTCCCCTTCTAATACAGCTGATAGGGATCGAACCATTGCGGAGCTCTTCGTACACGCGAAGAGCGGCGAGGAACCTGTACAGCTGAGTCGGCTTCATTAGCAGACTGAAATTCTGATGTTGAATTCGGCGTTGTCGAAGATGACGAAGACGATGCTGACAACGAAGACTCTGATGACAATGTGGGCCTTCTCAACAAGGTATTTGGTACTGACGACTGGCTCGAACTAGAGCAGCTTGGAATGGGTGCTACTGGTGTTGAGTGTGCTAATGGATCTGGTGCGCAACGGGCCGGAAGGTTCCAAGCATCGAGTAGAATGCTGAGAGGAAGTTTCGTTCTATCTGTCAATGCTGGTACTCTGCGACGCTCTGAATCAGCACGATCTCGAAGCTGGTTAACGTGGGACCGAATAAGCTTACCATTCTCGAGCTGAACGTTGTACATTGCACGACCTACACGTTCCAAAACTGTTCCTGAAACCCAGTGCCATTGGTTCTTGACGAATACTTTTGCATACACCGTATCCTTAACGATGAATTGTCGCTTTAAGGGATGAATCTCGCTCGATTGTTCCAATTGTACACGATCGGATCCAAACTAGTACGAATCGGACGACCGAACAAAACTTCTGCTGGTGATTTGCCGTCTGGAGAAGAAAAACAAGGTGTACTCCGGTAAACCTGAAGAAATGTACTGAGAGCATCACACATTGTCGCTCTCCCCTCCTTAATCTTTTTAATCGATCGTTTAAACGTATCCACGAATCGCTCGGCTTGACCGTTCGATTGAGGGTGGAACGGTGCTGTTGTAAGATGCTCGATGCCGTTCTTCGTACAGTACGATTGAAACTCTGCACTGGTGAATTGGGATCCATTATCACTCACCAGTGTCTCTGGCATTCCCAAGCGAGCGAACAGATCTCTGAGGATTTTCACTGTGGCGGCTGTAGTGATACTTCTCGTCTGCACAATTTCAGGCCATTTCGAAAAAGAGTCTACGACAACCAGGTAGTATTCCCCGTCGATCGGTCCAAGGTAATCAAGGTGAACGCGCTGCCACGGTTTTGTTGATTTAGGCCATGACAACGGCGCTGACTTCGGCGGTGTTTTCGCAGCCATCGCACATTGACGGCAGGATTTGACGAAATCAACAATGTCGCTGTCGAGAGTTGGCCAATAAACATAAGACCTAGCAATTGCCTTCATTCGCTGAATTCCAGGGTGGCCACGATGAAGTTGATGAAGACTACGCTTGCGATGGGGCGATGGTATAACCAGTCGATCGCCGAATAGTATGCAGCCTTGTACCGTGGTAAGAGATTCACGTCGAGCATAAAACCGTTTGAGCTCTGCATCGGTAACGGTTTTAGGCCACCCATCAAGGAGGTAACGATAAACTGCCTTGGTAATAGGATCGGACTGTGTAGACTGTTGTACGATCCTAAAACTTAAAGGAAGAATGGTTAATGCATCTTGTGTAACTGACCTTAAGTCATTTTCCAGAGAGACCGAAGCAATCACATAATCTTCCTCAGGCCTGACGTGCTAGCTGATCAGACGGGAAAGTATGTCAGCATTGCCGAATTTCGCTGTCGGAACGTGctcgatggtgaactcatgaagCAACAGCGTAAGAGCCCAACGTTGTAATCGGTTCGATGTGTAAACAGGAATCCCTTTCCTTGAACCGAAGATTCTCAGCAACGGCTCGTGATCTGTCTGAAGATGAAAGCGACGACCAAACAGCATTTTATGAAACTTGGTCACCGCAAAAATTATCGCAAGTCCTTCACGATCGGGCTGACTGTAGTTTTTCTCTGCCGCTGTTAATGCTCTGGAAGCGTCGTATACAACTTTGAGAGTGCCGTCCGGAAGTTTGTGTGACAAAGTAGCACCGACACCAACAGACGACGCATCTGCCGACACCACTATATCAAGTGCAGGGTTGTAGTGTGTCAACAGTAGGTCAGATTTCAGCAACTCCTTAAATTTGTTGAATGCCGCCTGGCATTCTGCTGTCCACTTGAATTTCGCATCCGCTTTGAGCAGCTCATCAAGAGGATACCGCAGACAGCGCATACGAGGAACAAATTTTCCGTAGTAATTAATTGCTCCTAGGAAGGACCGAACACCAGATACATCAGTGGGCGATGGCATTTCGTTAATGGCTTGAACTTTTGCTGGATCCGGTCGAAGACCATTGCGGTCAAGCAGATGACCTACATATTTGATTTGAGGCTGAGCGAAGATGCACTTTTCCACTCGGATGGTAAATCCAAACTCGCTGATTCTTTGAAACACTGCGCGAAGGTTTTCCCAGTGTGTCTCAGTAGTGACACCACCAACGACGACGTCATCCAAATAACCACACGTATGAGGAAGACCTGCCAGCATTGTATCGATAAGTTGCTGGAAAGCTCCCGGTGCTGTTTTGACTCCCGGTGGCGAACGATTGTACCGGTAGAGTCCACGATGGGTGTTGATGGTTAATAAATCACGACTACTTTCGTCAACCTCTACTTGCAGGAACGCATCCGACAGGTCGATTCGGctaaatacagtacaattagccaATTTGTTGAAAATCTCCTCCGGTAGCGGTAACGGGTACTGATACCGCAGTGCATTGTTGAGACCTGTAGAGTAATCTCCGCAAATGCGAATGGACCCGTTCGTTTTTCTGACAACGACGATGGGTGCTGCCCAGTCCGAAAAGTCTACCGGTGTGATGATTTTTGCTCGTTCCAGTCGGTCAAGTTCGTTGTCAACCGTGCTGTGTACTGCAAAAGCCACTGGACGTTTCGGACGAAAAACTGGAGTTGCATCTGGTTTCCGTTCCAATTTCACTTTTGTTTTCGTGCACAACCCTAACTCGTTTCTAAATACACTCGGGTATGCCGCTTTGAGTGACTGCAAAGTGATAGCAGGAACACTGACGTTGTTGCAGTACATGCTAATGGGTAATGTAAAGAGACCGAATGCTTCCATCAAATCGATTCCGAAAAGATAAAGCGGGTTTTCGACCACGTAAAACTGACAGTGATGTTGTTCACCGTTGAAAGACACTAGACTGCTGAACTTAAACAAAAACTGCAATCGGTCGCCTGACGCTGTTGAGGCTAGCTCATTTACTGGTGCAGTGGGTGGTTTACCTATTTTCTCCCACAAGCGTTTCGATACGATGCTAACGTcagaccacagactaacagacatgacagtatgagtaaattcttataaaaaataatttttcgtgatgcactagctccacctatattgtactgcgcgaactatttactatctgtacaccccttgtgttatgtaaaagttattttactagttggtttcccctcgtttgtcaacaccgatcagctgcttgcagggatgcctgatttcatcaaaatatttgaaaacaaatcgtcacaataaattattggattacgttgataaaatatttaactttttcgcgatgttggaaggtaaccatttatttgactcaacgttgttcatctagactattttttattgtgttgttagttttcatccgaaattaagtggcggcagaccagaagcaagtaaatattgtaacaaaacgggttcgattttgtattgcgttggaggatgagaagtaggcataattctgtatatagttttggcaatatgtattaaatttgtatcctgcatgaaattcgcatggacgtatacaaatcaatacattacaggtaattctgcatgaatggcaactctgtcggtaaatgaaaaaaataaacacagtatagatgacagacaggatgtttttgatagggtaacgtggcgccatcatgacacatgtgagtactgtcccaaataaaggaatattcgaaatgaccgttaaaatgattgaagaatctaatttgagtgtcctgtctgttagtctgtgatattacaccgaatcctactgcccagaaaagctagcagttgaagtgtacggatgaatcgctggaagcagatcattgtcctcgttcgttggtttcatccatagtttcgattaagttccgaaaatcgagttcatttaaacgcatttctgcttaatttggaccaagtttaacactaatagaactattccaccgctttcaaaacatgtttatttgttttggggttccttggtaactagtccatagcaacttaaacagtgttgctcgagaagattatttttatcatttacaaggggtcgctagatttgtggtaactggcggtgaatcgttagcgaacagttttaatgctgatttttcttcggagtgcctggtcgtgtcgtcagcTACACACTAATTCAATTATACTCATACTCAATGTGGATATCACATAATTCAGAATACCATGCTTCTTatagcatataagagatatcccgactagccaacacatctcggaccggagcttcaggtggtctacctcgggcccttagggagtcacGATACTccgcccaagtaacaattcgaatgccttatggttttgattataatttataggagttttgcgattgatttttcattcactatatgtatatatgacaactataaaaatatatgttttatgacaactataaaaagtgtctcttttgacaagtaatatcatagttttcaaagcttcttTAAAACCCTGTATCttgactaacaactggactaaacataaaaaattagtattagaataaaaccatgcaaacactcctAATTGTGTTGctgtcaaacattttctttaaaacattatcacagactaacagacatgacagtatgagtaaattcttataaaaataatttttcgtgatgcactagttccacctatattgtactgcgcgaactatttactatctgtacaccccttgtgttatgtaaaagttattttactagtttgttctccctcgtttgtcaacaccgatcagctgattgcagggatgcctgatttcatcaaaatatttgaaaatgaatcttcacaataaattattggattacgttgataatatatttaactttttcgcgatgttggaaggtaaccatttatttgactcaacgttgttcatctagattattttttattgtgttggtagttttcacccgaaattaagtggcggcagagcagaagtaaatattgtaacaaaacgggttcgattttgtatcgcgttggaggatgagaagtaggcacaattatgtatatagttttggcaatatgtattaaatctgtatcaaatcaatacattacaggtaattctgtatgaatggcaactctgttggtaaatgaaaaaaataaacacagtctagatgacagacaggatgtttttgatagggtaacgtggcgccatcatgacacgtgtgagtactgtcccaaataaaggaatattcgaaatgaccgttaaaatgattgaagaatctaatttgagtgtcctgtctgttagtctgtgacattattgtcagttaaattatttcataaatctagttttgtgtgtacgtgttcattggatgacagtatttttttaagagaaaattttagggttctaaagtacatttgtgacacatttgttgtgacctggttgatttattgcttcttagattaagtgtaatttgcataaaagaaaatttcatgaccgccattatgatgttctttgcgtagcctttattgacatcaaataaacttcgagatccaaaaacgaggaaatatgataGACTTTCATGATTTATTTCcagaacgtatgcacaagttttcacgccacgaaatagttttatacaaaaatgacgatgaatcacatgtCTTCATTGCCCGTAGAGCTATTGAGCTtagaccacagactaacagacatgacagtatgagtaaattcttataaaaataatttttcgtgatgcactagttccacctatattgtactgcgcgaactatttactatcggtacaccccttatgttacgtaaaagtttttttactagttggtttcccctcgtttgtcaacaccgatcagctgcttgcagggatgcctgatttcatcaaaatttttgaaaatgaatcgtcacaataaatttttggattacgttgatcatatatttaactttttcgcgatgttggaaggtaaccatttatttgactcagcattgttcatctagactattttttattgtgttgttagttttcatccgaaattaagtggcggcagaccagaagcaagtaaatattgtaacaaaacgggttcgattttgtattgcgttggaggatgagaagtaggcataattctgtatatagttttggcaatatgtattaaatttgtatcctgcatgaaattcgcatggacgtatacaaatcaatacattacaggtaattctgcatgaatggcaactctgtcggtaaatgaaaaaaataaacacagtatagatgacagacaggatgtttttgatagggtaacgtggcgccatcatgacacatgtgagtactgtcccaaataaaggaatattcgaaatgaccgttaaaatgattgaagaatctaatttgagtgtcctgtctgttagtctgtgcttagaCTGtctgtgacaatgaagtaatggtctttgggcaaggtttcaatgatctcaagggtgtactgaatagtagCTAATTCTACgatgtaaactgaagccggatcactgagtctGTAAAAAGcg comes from Malaya genurostris strain Urasoe2022 chromosome 3, Malgen_1.1, whole genome shotgun sequence and encodes:
- the LOC131433946 gene encoding uncharacterized protein K02A2.6-like; translation: MSVSLWSDVSIVSKRLWEKIGKPPTAPVNELASTASGDRLQFLFKFSSLVSFNGEQHHCQFYVVENPLYLFGIDLMEAFGLFTLPISMYCNNVSVPAITLQSLKAAYPSVFRNELGLCTKTKVKLERKPDATPVFRPKRPVAFAVHSTVDNELDRLERAKIITPVDFSDWAAPIVVVRKTNGSIRICGDYSTGLNNALRYQYPLPLPEEIFNKLANCTVFSRIDLSDAFLQVEVDESSRDLLTINTHRGLYRYNRSPPGVKTAPGAFQQLIDTMLAGLPHTCGYLDDVVVGGVTTETHWENLRAVFQRISEFGFTIRVEKCIFAQPQIKYVGHLLDRNGLRPDPAKVQAINEMPSPTDVSGVRSFLGAINYYGKFVPRMRCLRYPLDELLKADAKFKWTAECQAAFNKFKELLKSDLLLTHYNPALDIVVSADASSVGVGATLSHKLPDGTLKVVYDASRALTAAEKNYSQPDREGLAIIFAVTKFHKMLFGRRFHLQTDHEPLLRIFGSRKGIPVYTSNRLQRWALTLLLHEFTIEHHVRPEEDYVIASVSLENDLRSVTQDALTILPLSFRIVQQSTQSDPITKAVYRYLLDGWPKTVTDAELKRFYARRESLTTVQGCILFGDRLVIPSPHRKRSLHQLHRGHPGIQRMKAIARSYVYWPTLDSDIVDFVKSCRQCAMAAKTPPKSAPLSWPKSTKPWQRVHLDYLGPIDGEYYLVVVDSFSKWPEIVQTRSITTAATVKILRDLFARLGMPETLVSDNGSQFTSAEFQSYCTKNGIEHLTTAPFHPQSNGQAERFVDTFKRSIKKIKEGRATMCDALSTFLQVYRSTPCFSSPDGKSPAEVLFGRPIRTSLDPIVYNWNNRARFIP